The following coding sequences are from one Lolium rigidum isolate FL_2022 chromosome 6, APGP_CSIRO_Lrig_0.1, whole genome shotgun sequence window:
- the LOC124663449 gene encoding oleosin-like, producing the protein MADQPGGSLPVLPRPARPRSGLASTESSNPFRRRFQPHAPASSDAQLIVFLALAVTLDALLVLTGVTLTVGFVALVAVSPLLLITSPLWAPLGLLAIVAEGALLLGCGLAVLALGAGTWAHRRLTGRHPMGAHRVGYAYDAPERGRFAGMAGHGTNHHGRGTGGRRRKDAAPGA; encoded by the coding sequence ATGGCAGATCAGCCGGGAGGATCGTTGCCAGTCTTGCCCCGTCCGGCCCGGCCCCGGAGCGGCCTGGCGTCGACGGAGTCCTCGAACCCGTTCCGCCGCCGCTTTCAGCCCCACGCGCCCGCAAGCTCCGACGCCCAGCTCATCGTCTTCCTCGCTCTCGCCGTCACCCTCGACGCCCTCCTGGTCCTCACCGGCGTCACGCTCACCGTCGGCTTCGTCGCGCTCGTTGCCGTCAGCCCGCTCCTGCTCATCACCAGCCCTCTATGGGCGCCGCTGGGGCTTCTGGCCATCGTGGCGGAAGGCGCCCTGCTGCTCGGCTGCGGCCTCGCGGTGCTTGCGCTGGGCGCGGGCACGTGGGCGCACAGGCGTTTGACGGGGCGGCATCCGATGGGCGCGCACCGGGTGGGCTACGCCTACGACGCGCCTGAACGTGGCCGGTTCGCCGGCATGGCGGGCCACGGGACGAACCACCACGGGCGGGGTACGGGCGGCCGTCGGAGGAAGGACGCTGCACCTGGGGCATAG
- the LOC124663450 gene encoding protein CHUP1, chloroplastic-like yields the protein MERSSSDMRAPRKPNPAPKRTKSLIGPSRPPGGPPPPGPPPRLPGGPAQPPPSVGAPGKVVGGGGDRMRRAPEIVELYQSLTGRGEVKQTGSRGPRAASGGSTAPKGDLLGEMNRNSSHFLAVKADVETQGDFVRTLAAEVRDATFATIEDVVAFVAWLDQELSFLVDEQAVLKHFQWPEKRADALRDAAARHQWLVQLDKQISSFVDDRALQHDAALGKMYSLFEKTEKSVFKFVLERDTSDVKINLTSRYKEQDIPVGWMSDTGLIVKVKLACVNLARQYMLRVVLEIDSLSGTSKNQTKETVLAKLLKEQNRQVLLHQGVRFAFRVHQFSGGFTAHSLAAFNELKQRRTN from the exons ATGGAGCGGTCTAGCTCCGACATGCGAGCTCCGAGGAAGCCGAACCCCGCGCCGAAGCGGACAAAGTCGTTGATCGGCCCATCACGCCCGCCAGGCGgcccgccgccgcctgggcctcctccGCGGCTGCCGGGAGGCCCTGCCCAGCCACCGCCATCTGTAGGAGCCCCTGGCAAGGTCGTGGGCGGCGGTGGTGACAGGATGCGCCGCGCGCCGGAGATCGTGGAGTTGTACCAGTCGCTGACGGGGCGCGGCGAGGTCAAGCAGACCGGCTCCCGAGGGCCCAGGGCGGCGTCCGGCGGGTCAACGGCTCCGAAGGGCGACTTGTTGGGAGAGATGAACCGGAACTCCTCCCATTTCCTTGCC GTCAAGGCCGACGTGGAGACCCAAGGCGACTTCGTGCGAACCTTGGCCGCCGAAGTCCGGGATGCAACCTTCGCGACCATCGAAGACGTCGTCGCGTTCGTGGCGTGGCTCGACCAAGAGCTCTCCTTCCTG GTGGATGAACAAGCTGTCCTAAAGCACTTCCAATGGCCAGAGAAGAGGGCAGACgcattacgagacgccgccgccaggcACCAGTGGCTGGTACAGCTAGACAAGCAGATTTCGTCCTTCGTCGACGACCGCGCGCTCCAACACGACGCGGCCCTCGGCAAAATGTACTCCCTCTTCGAGAA AACTGAGAAGAGCGTCTTCAAGTTCGTGCTAGAACGTGATACCAGCGACGTAAAGATCAATCTTACATCGCGCTACAAAGAGCAGGACATCCCTGTTGGCTGGATGTCAGACACGGGTTTAATTGTCAAG GTCAAGCTGGCGTGTGTAAATCTAGCAAGGCAGTACATGCTGCGGGTGGTCTTGGAGATTGACAGTTTATCAGGCACCAGCAAGAATCAGACAAAGGAAACTGTGCTCGCTAAACTTCTGAAAGAGCAAAACAGACAAGTGTTACTCCATCAGGGTGTCAGGTTCGCGTTCCGGGTTCATCAG TTTTCAGGTGGATTCACTGCCCACAGCTTGGCTGCTTTTAATGAGCTAAAACAACGAAGAACAAATTAA
- the LOC124663452 gene encoding protein CHUP1, chloroplastic-like, with translation MERSSSDMRAPRKPNPAPQRTKSLIGPPRPAGAPPPPGPPPRLPGGPASPPPSVGGPGKVVGGGGDRMRRAPEIVELYQSLTGRGEVKQTGSRGPRAASGGSTAPKGDLMGEMNRNSSHFLAVQADVETQGDFVRTLAAEVRDAAFATIEDVVAFVAWLDQELSFLVDEQAVLKHFQWPEKRADALRDAAARHQWLVQLDKQISSFVDDRALQHDAALGKMYSLFEKTEKSVFKFVLERDTSDAKINLTSRYKEQDIPVGWMSDTGLIVKVKLACVNLARQYMLRVVLEIDALSGTSKNQTKETALAKLLKEQNRQVLLHQGVRFAFRVHQFSGGFTAHSLAAFNELKRRKTN, from the exons ATGGAGCGGTCTAGCTCCGACATGCGAGCTCCGAGGAAGCCGAACCCCGCGCCGCAGCGGACAAAGTCGTTGATCGGCCCACCACGCCCGGCAGGtgccccgccgccgcctgggcctcctccGCGGCTGCCGGGAGGCCCTGCCTCGCCACCGCCATCTGTAGGAGGTCCTGGCAAGGTTGTGGGCGGCGGTGGTGACAGGATGCGCCGCGCGCCGGAGATCGTGGAGTTGTACCAGTCGCTGACGGGGCGCGGCGAGGTCAAGCAGACCGGCTCCCGAGGGCCCAGGGCGGCGTCCGGCGGGTCAACGGCTCCGAAGGGCGacttgatgggagagatgaaccggAACTCCTCCCATTTCCTTGCC GTCCAGGCCGACGTGGAGACCCAAGGCGACTTCGTGCGAACCTTGGCCGCCGAAGTCCGGGATGCAGCCTTCGCGACCATCGAAGACGTCGTCGCGTTCGTGGCGTGGCTCGACCAAGAGCTCTCCTTCCTG GTGGATGAACAAGCTGTCCTAAAGCACTTCCAATGGCCAGAGAAGAGGGCAGACgcattacgagacgccgccgccaggcACCAGTGGCTGGTACAGCTAGACAAGCAGATTTCGTCCTTCGTCGACGACCGCGCGCTCCAACACGACGCGGCCCTCGGCAAGATGTACTCCCTCTTCGAGAA AACTGAGAAGAGCGTCTTCAAGTTCGTGCTAGAACGTGATACCAGCGACGCAAAGATCAATCTTACATCGCGCTACAAAGAGCAGGACATCCCTGTTGGCTGGATGTCAGACACAGGTTTAATTGTCAAG GTCAAGCTGGCGTGCGTGAACCTAGCAAGGCAGTACATGTTGCGGGTGGTCTTGGAGATTGACGCTCTATCAGGCACCAGCAAGAATCAGACCAAGGAAACTGCGCTCGCCAAACTTCTGAAAGAGCAAAACAGACAAGTTTTACTCCATCAGGGTGTTAGGTTCGCGTTCCGGGTTCATCAG TTTTCAGGTGGATTCACTGCCCACAGCTTGGCTGCTTTTAATGAGCTAAAACGACGAAAAACAAATTAA